In the genome of Limnobaculum zhutongyuii, one region contains:
- the galE gene encoding UDP-glucose 4-epimerase GalE → MNVLITGGIGYIGSHTCVQLIKAGHTPVIIDNLCNSKASVLKRIEQLTGHKPAFYNGDVRDAALLDTIFAEHCIDSVIHFAALKAVGESVNKPLEYYDNNIHGSLTLVDAMRRAGVKNFIFSSSATVYGDQSVTPYVETMQTRRPSSPYGNSKLIIEQCLEDIQKAQPDMSVALLRYFNPVGAHSSGLMGEDPQGIPNNLMPFIAQVAVGRREYLSIFGNDYPTPDGTCVRDYIHVVDVADGHVAALNKVTHHPGTYIYNLGAGFGYSVLDVVNAFSKACGKPVPYQFAARRDGDLASYWADSTKAANELGWQVKLNLDDMCADTWRWQSMNPQGYPDE, encoded by the coding sequence GTGAATGTTTTGATTACAGGTGGTATCGGTTACATAGGCAGTCATACTTGCGTTCAACTGATTAAAGCCGGACACACTCCGGTTATCATCGATAACTTATGTAACAGTAAGGCCAGCGTACTTAAACGTATTGAACAACTCACGGGCCATAAGCCTGCGTTCTACAACGGTGATGTTCGCGATGCCGCTTTACTGGATACGATTTTTGCAGAACATTGCATTGACTCAGTTATCCATTTTGCTGCATTAAAAGCGGTTGGTGAGTCGGTTAACAAGCCGCTGGAATACTATGACAATAACATTCACGGTTCCTTAACGCTGGTAGATGCTATGCGCCGGGCCGGTGTTAAGAACTTTATTTTTAGCTCATCCGCAACCGTTTATGGCGATCAGTCGGTTACTCCTTATGTGGAAACCATGCAAACCCGCCGCCCTTCCAGCCCTTATGGCAACAGTAAACTGATTATCGAGCAGTGTCTGGAAGATATACAAAAAGCACAGCCGGACATGAGCGTAGCGCTGTTACGTTACTTTAATCCGGTTGGAGCCCACTCTTCCGGTTTGATGGGAGAAGATCCACAGGGTATCCCGAATAATTTGATGCCATTTATTGCTCAGGTCGCCGTAGGTCGCCGCGAATATCTCTCTATCTTTGGAAACGATTACCCGACGCCGGATGGCACCTGTGTACGTGACTATATCCACGTGGTCGATGTGGCAGATGGTCATGTTGCCGCACTGAATAAAGTCACTCATCATCCTGGTACTTATATCTACAATCTGGGAGCTGGCTTTGGTTACAGCGTACTGGACGTAGTCAATGCGTTTAGTAAAGCCTGTGGTAAACCAGTTCCTTACCAGTTCGCAGCTCGCCGTGATGGCGATCTGGCCAGCTACTGGGCAGACTCAACCAAAGCAGCAAATGAACTAGGCTGGCAGGTAAAACTGAACCTGGACGATATGTGTGCAGATACCTGGCGTTGGCAATCAATGAATCCTCAAGGGTACCCCGATGAGTAA
- the galT gene encoding galactose-1-phosphate uridylyltransferase, whose translation MSNIKSAGFNPVDHPHRRFNPLTGQWILVSPHRAKRPWQGQQESVDHTRQPAHDPDCFLCAGNTRVTGDVNPDYRGTYVFTNDFAALMPDTPDAEQSVDPLMRCQSARGTSRVICFSPDHSKSLPELSLPALEEIIRTWQQQLDELGKSYPWVQIFENKGAAMGCSNPHPHGQIWANSFLPNEAEREDRLQQEYFEQQHSPMLVDYAKREMADGSRTVVETEHWLAVVPYWAAWPFETLLLPKAHIRHMSELSAEQSQDLALALKKLTSRYDNLFQCSFPYSMGWHGAPFNAQDNPHWQLHAHFYPPLLRSATVRKFMVGYEMMAESQRDLTAEQAAERLRAVSDVHYNESGEPK comes from the coding sequence ATGAGTAACATTAAATCTGCTGGTTTTAATCCTGTTGACCATCCACACCGTCGGTTCAATCCGCTAACCGGACAGTGGATTTTGGTCTCCCCTCATCGAGCTAAACGCCCGTGGCAGGGACAACAAGAATCAGTGGATCATACTCGCCAGCCAGCCCACGATCCGGACTGTTTTTTATGTGCCGGCAACACGCGAGTAACCGGAGACGTCAATCCCGATTACCGTGGAACCTATGTGTTCACTAATGACTTTGCCGCACTGATGCCGGATACCCCTGACGCGGAGCAATCTGTCGATCCGCTAATGCGTTGTCAAAGTGCGCGGGGAACCAGTCGGGTGATCTGTTTTTCTCCCGACCACAGCAAAAGCCTGCCTGAATTATCACTTCCCGCTTTAGAAGAGATCATTCGTACCTGGCAACAGCAGTTAGACGAGCTGGGAAAAAGCTATCCCTGGGTGCAAATTTTCGAAAACAAAGGCGCGGCTATGGGGTGCTCGAACCCGCATCCCCATGGGCAAATATGGGCTAACAGTTTTCTACCCAATGAGGCCGAACGGGAAGACCGACTGCAGCAAGAATATTTCGAACAGCAACATTCCCCCATGTTGGTGGACTATGCGAAGCGGGAAATGGCCGACGGTAGCCGCACGGTAGTAGAGACTGAACACTGGCTGGCGGTGGTTCCTTACTGGGCCGCCTGGCCTTTTGAAACCTTGCTATTACCTAAGGCTCATATTCGTCATATGAGTGAACTGAGCGCTGAACAGAGTCAGGATTTGGCCTTGGCATTGAAAAAACTCACTAGTCGTTACGATAACCTGTTTCAGTGCTCTTTTCCTTACTCAATGGGCTGGCATGGTGCACCGTTTAATGCACAAGATAATCCACACTGGCAGTTGCATGCTCACTTCTATCCACCGTTGCTGCGTTCTGCTACGGTGCGTAAATTTATGGTGGGTTATGAAATGATGGCGGAATCACAGCGAGATCTCACCGCAGAGCAGGCAGCAGAACGCCTGAGAGCAGTTAGCGATGTGCATTACAATGAGTCAGGAGAGCCAAAATGA
- the galK gene encoding galactokinase has protein sequence MSDLKQKTQAIFQQQFDYLPDTTIQAPGRVNLIGEHTDYNDGFVLPCAIDYQTVISCAKRNDNVVRVIAADYHNQQDSFTLGEDIASHPEYMWANYIRGVILFLQQRAPGFGGADLVISGNVPQGAGLSSSASLEVAVGKAFQVLYQLPLDGVALALNGQQAENQFVGCNCGIMDQLISSLGKKDHALLIDCRSLTTKAVSMPEDMAVIIINSNVKRGLVDSEYNTRRKQCEAAADFFNVTALRDVTIEQLNAAKANLDPLVFKRARHVITENSRTLAAADALAAGDLPELGRLMAESHISMRDDFEITVPAIDTLVEIIKPVIGNRGGVRMTGGGFGGCIVALAPQALVDEIRQAVHQQYHQQTGMKEVFYICRASEGAGTC, from the coding sequence ATGAGTGATTTAAAGCAAAAAACCCAGGCTATTTTTCAACAGCAGTTTGACTATCTCCCTGACACAACTATTCAGGCGCCGGGAAGAGTCAATCTGATCGGCGAGCATACCGATTACAACGACGGCTTTGTTCTGCCTTGCGCCATTGATTATCAAACGGTAATTAGCTGTGCTAAACGCAATGATAATGTAGTCCGGGTGATTGCTGCTGACTATCACAATCAGCAGGATAGCTTCACTCTCGGTGAAGATATCGCCTCCCATCCTGAATATATGTGGGCCAACTATATTCGTGGGGTGATTCTGTTTTTACAACAGCGTGCGCCAGGATTTGGCGGTGCCGATCTGGTAATTAGCGGTAATGTTCCTCAGGGTGCGGGTTTAAGTTCTTCGGCTTCATTAGAAGTGGCGGTAGGCAAAGCTTTTCAGGTACTGTATCAATTGCCACTGGATGGTGTAGCGCTGGCCCTGAACGGACAACAGGCTGAAAATCAGTTTGTTGGTTGTAACTGTGGGATCATGGATCAGCTTATCTCCTCTCTGGGCAAGAAAGATCATGCCCTGCTGATTGACTGCCGCAGTCTGACAACCAAAGCGGTTTCTATGCCTGAAGATATGGCGGTGATTATTATCAACTCTAACGTAAAACGTGGACTGGTTGATAGTGAATACAACACCCGCCGCAAACAGTGCGAAGCGGCGGCTGATTTCTTTAATGTGACGGCACTGCGTGATGTGACCATTGAGCAGTTAAACGCAGCTAAAGCAAATCTGGATCCACTGGTATTCAAACGTGCCCGTCATGTTATCACTGAGAATAGTCGCACTCTGGCTGCGGCTGATGCACTGGCCGCTGGCGACTTGCCAGAATTGGGTCGCCTGATGGCTGAGTCGCATATTTCGATGCGTGATGATTTCGAAATTACTGTTCCGGCTATTGATACTCTGGTTGAAATTATCAAACCTGTTATTGGCAACCGCGGTGGTGTACGTATGACCGGCGGTGGCTTCGGTGGCTGTATTGTGGCACTGGCTCCACAGGCTTTAGTTGATGAAATCCGTCAGGCAGTGCATCAACAATATCATCAGCAAACCGGTATGAAAGAAGTGTTCTATATTTGCCGGGCGTCAGAAGGAGCGGGAACATGTTAG
- the galM gene encoding galactose-1-epimerase → MLETTTGMAPDGQPFHIVTLTNQSGSQAQMMDWGATWLSFRLPMDDGSVRELLLGCSKPEDYLHQSAYLGATVGRYANRIANSRLIRHGIMTELSPNQGAHQLHGGANSFDQRRWIIESQSDQSVTFKIYSADGDNGYPGNFSAEVTYTLTETNRIEISYLATVDRDCPVNLTNHAYFNLDGKNQDARHHRLQINANEFLPVNSEGIPDADLTQVNGLSMDFRQPKTLTQDFLADEYQRKVSGYDHAYLLSPECHSGEHPAALLWSADNRVKMSVFTTKPALQLYSGNFLQGTPSRDGKTYDSFAGIALESEFLPDSPNHPEWPQPDCWITPKQTYRSSTVYQFDLA, encoded by the coding sequence ATGTTAGAAACTACTACCGGGATGGCTCCGGATGGGCAACCATTTCATATTGTCACTCTAACGAACCAATCAGGTAGTCAGGCCCAAATGATGGACTGGGGAGCCACCTGGCTCTCTTTTCGCCTGCCAATGGATGATGGTTCAGTACGTGAATTACTGCTGGGTTGCAGCAAACCGGAAGATTACCTGCATCAGAGTGCCTATCTGGGAGCTACCGTAGGCCGTTATGCCAATCGAATTGCCAACTCACGCTTAATCCGTCACGGTATAATGACAGAACTGAGCCCTAATCAGGGTGCTCATCAATTACACGGTGGGGCCAACAGTTTTGATCAGCGCCGCTGGATAATTGAAAGCCAGAGCGATCAATCGGTGACGTTTAAGATCTATTCTGCTGACGGCGATAATGGCTATCCGGGAAACTTTTCCGCAGAAGTCACTTATACCCTGACGGAAACGAATCGTATAGAAATTAGCTATCTGGCGACTGTCGATCGCGATTGCCCGGTCAATCTGACCAATCATGCTTATTTCAATCTGGATGGTAAAAATCAGGACGCTCGCCATCATCGACTACAAATTAATGCCAATGAGTTCTTACCGGTAAATAGCGAAGGTATTCCTGATGCAGATTTGACCCAGGTTAATGGCTTAAGTATGGATTTCCGTCAGCCTAAAACTTTGACGCAAGATTTCCTTGCTGATGAATACCAGCGAAAAGTCAGCGGTTATGACCATGCTTACCTGTTATCTCCGGAGTGCCACAGTGGAGAACATCCTGCTGCCCTGCTCTGGTCTGCGGATAATAGAGTGAAGATGAGCGTATTTACCACTAAACCGGCACTTCAACTGTATAGCGGTAACTTTTTACAGGGTACTCCATCTCGCGATGGTAAAACCTATGACAGCTTTGCTGGTATCGCTCTGGAAAGTGAGTTTTTACCCGATAGCCCTAATCATCCCGAGTGGCCACAACCTGACTGTTGGATAACACCAAAGCAAACTTATCGCTCTTCAACCGTCTATCAATTTGATTTGGCTTAA
- the gpmA gene encoding 2,3-diphosphoglycerate-dependent phosphoglycerate mutase: MAVTKLVLVRHGESEWNKENRFTGWTDVELSDKGRAEAAQAGELLKAEGFAFDFAYTSVLKRAIHTLWSILDKMDAQWLPVEKSWKLNERHYGALQGLNKAETAQKYGDEQVKLWRRGFAITPPELTKDDERYPGHDPRYAKLKPAELPVTESLATTIERVIPYWSDVIKPRIASGERVIIAAHGNSIRALVKYLDNMTEDEILELNIPTGVPLVYEFDENMNPIKHYYLGDADEIAAKAAAVANQGKAK; the protein is encoded by the coding sequence ATGGCTGTAACAAAACTAGTTCTCGTCAGACACGGTGAAAGTGAGTGGAATAAAGAGAACCGTTTTACCGGTTGGACTGACGTAGAACTTTCCGATAAGGGCCGGGCCGAAGCAGCTCAGGCCGGTGAGCTGTTAAAAGCGGAAGGTTTTGCCTTTGATTTTGCTTATACCTCTGTGCTGAAAAGAGCAATCCATACGCTGTGGAGCATTTTAGATAAGATGGATGCTCAATGGCTGCCTGTTGAGAAATCCTGGAAGCTAAATGAACGTCACTATGGCGCACTACAGGGGTTGAATAAGGCTGAAACCGCACAAAAATATGGTGATGAACAGGTTAAACTTTGGCGTCGTGGCTTTGCCATTACTCCTCCGGAACTGACCAAAGATGATGAGCGTTATCCTGGTCACGACCCACGCTATGCCAAACTAAAACCAGCTGAATTGCCGGTAACCGAAAGTCTGGCAACCACCATTGAGCGTGTAATTCCTTACTGGAGTGATGTTATTAAACCGCGCATTGCCAGCGGAGAGCGTGTAATTATTGCGGCTCACGGTAACTCTATTCGCGCTCTGGTGAAGTATCTGGATAATATGACCGAGGATGAAATCCTGGAACTCAATATCCCAACCGGTGTACCGTTGGTATATGAGTTTGATGAGAATATGAATCCAATCAAGCACTACTATCTTGGTGATGCCGATGAGATCGCAGCGAAGGCGGCGGCGGTAGCTAATCAGGGTAAGGCTAAATAG
- the aroG gene encoding 3-deoxy-7-phosphoheptulonate synthase AroG, translated as MNYQNDDIRIKEINELLPPVALLEKFPATEKAALTVAASREAIHNILAGEDDRLLVVIGPCSIHDIDAALEYSRRLAEVRKRLDKDLEIVMRVYFEKPRTTVGWKGLINDPNLDNSYQINDGLRIARKLLLDINDGGLPTAGEFLDMITPQYLADLMSWGAIGARTTESQVHRELASGLSCPVGFKNGTDGTIKVAIDAINAAGAPHCFLSVTKYGHSAIVNTRGNHDCHIILRGGKAPNYSPEDVKSVKESLNKAKLPLNVMIDFSHANSSKQYKKQMEVCESVCQQVAGGDSAITGVMVESHLVEGAQSLESGEPLIYGQSVTDACIGWDDTELLLQNLAYAVQARRGK; from the coding sequence ATGAACTACCAAAATGATGATATAAGAATAAAAGAGATTAATGAGCTATTACCTCCGGTTGCGTTACTGGAGAAGTTCCCTGCTACGGAAAAGGCTGCTTTAACTGTCGCTGCTTCCCGTGAGGCGATTCATAATATTCTGGCTGGTGAAGACGATCGTCTGCTGGTGGTAATTGGACCTTGCTCTATTCATGATATTGACGCTGCGCTTGAGTATTCTCGTCGTCTGGCAGAAGTACGTAAACGTCTTGATAAAGATCTAGAAATCGTTATGCGGGTTTATTTTGAAAAACCGCGTACAACGGTGGGCTGGAAAGGGTTGATTAACGATCCTAATCTGGATAACAGTTATCAGATTAATGATGGTCTGCGTATTGCTCGTAAACTATTGCTGGATATCAATGATGGTGGCCTGCCAACCGCAGGCGAATTTCTGGATATGATTACTCCACAGTATCTGGCGGATTTGATGAGTTGGGGGGCTATTGGTGCTCGTACTACTGAGTCACAGGTTCACCGTGAACTGGCATCTGGTTTATCCTGTCCGGTTGGTTTTAAAAATGGAACCGACGGAACAATTAAAGTTGCGATTGACGCCATCAATGCTGCCGGTGCACCGCACTGTTTTCTGTCAGTGACTAAATATGGTCATTCCGCTATTGTGAATACCCGTGGTAATCATGATTGCCATATCATTCTGCGTGGTGGTAAAGCGCCAAATTACAGTCCTGAAGACGTCAAAAGCGTTAAAGAGAGTCTGAATAAGGCTAAGCTACCGCTGAACGTCATGATCGATTTCAGCCATGCTAACAGTAGCAAACAGTATAAAAAGCAGATGGAAGTGTGCGAGAGCGTGTGCCAGCAAGTTGCCGGTGGTGATAGTGCGATTACTGGCGTAATGGTTGAAAGCCATCTGGTTGAAGGGGCTCAAAGCCTGGAAAGCGGCGAACCGTTAATCTATGGTCAGAGCGTTACCGATGCCTGTATTGGCTGGGATGACACCGAACTGTTGCTGCAAAATTTAGCCTATGCGGTTCAGGCTCGTCGCGGTAAGTAA
- the cas2e gene encoding type I-E CRISPR-associated endoribonuclease Cas2e, with protein sequence MSMLVVVTEAIPQRLRGRLAVWLLEVRAGVYIGDTSRKVREMIWQQIIHLADEGNVVMGWATNTESGFDFQTWGENRRIPVDLDGLRLVSFLPIENQ encoded by the coding sequence ATGTCAATGTTAGTGGTAGTGACTGAAGCGATACCTCAACGTTTAAGAGGGCGGCTTGCTGTTTGGTTACTTGAGGTTAGAGCCGGTGTTTATATTGGAGACACTTCACGCAAAGTAAGGGAAATGATTTGGCAACAAATAATACACCTTGCTGATGAAGGTAATGTAGTTATGGGGTGGGCGACAAATACAGAGTCAGGATTTGATTTTCAAACATGGGGTGAGAATCGTCGTATTCCGGTAGATCTGGATGGGTTAAGGTTGGTCTCATTTTTACCTATTGAAAATCAATGA